The Mauremys mutica isolate MM-2020 ecotype Southern chromosome 1, ASM2049712v1, whole genome shotgun sequence genome has a segment encoding these proteins:
- the LOC123345609 gene encoding histone H2A.J: MSGRGKQGGKVRAKAKSRSSRAGLQFPVGRVHRLLRKGNYAERVGAGAPVYMAAVLEYLTAEILELAGNAARDNKKTRIIPRHLQLAIRNDEELNKLLGKVTIAQGGVLPNIQAVLLPKKTESHKAKSK; this comes from the coding sequence ATGTCAGGCCGAGGAAAGCAGGGAGGTAAAGTGCGAGCTAAGGCGAAGTCTCGCTCTTCGCGGGCTgggctgcagttcccagtgggCCGTGTGCATCGGTTGCTCCGCAAAGGTAATTATGCTGAGCGGGTCGGGGCTGGAGCTCCGGTCTATATGGCCGCGGTGCTGGAGTATCTGACCGCTGAGATTCTGGAACTGGCCGGCAATGCTGCTCGGGACAACAAGAAAACCAGGATCATTCCTCGCCATCTGCAGCTCGCCATCCGTAACGATGAGGAGCTCAACAAGCTGCTGGGGAAAGTGACaatcgctcaggggggtgtcctGCCCAACATCCAGGCTGTACTGCTGCCCAAGAAAACCGAGAGTCACAAGGCTAAGAGCAAGTAA